The Candidatus Methylomirabilis lanthanidiphila genome segment GAGTTCAGGATGACTTGTCCCACCTGAGTCGCCGGCATATGCAAAGATTTTCTCGTAAAATGTACGGTATCCAGCGGACGTCGGACAGATGCTATCGGGTATACAGTTCAGTTCCCGCAACCAGTCATTGAGTGGAAAGTCTGCGGTAAATGGATTGTACTTGTGATTGTCCCACTGCAGGTCTTGCACAAAATCACCCCACTCATCCGGATCGAACAGATGGAGAGGATCATTCGCGACTGGGGTTCCATGGTGAGGGGTGGCCAAAGTGATCAGACGCAGCACACGTTCACCGCCCTGAGAACCGTCGGGAAACCAATGGTTTTGCATAAAGGATCGTGCAACGAGTCCACCCATTGAGTGTGCCACTATCGCGACCGGTTTGCCTGCAAAGCTATCGGGACCGGGATCCTGATACTTCTGATGGAGCGCATCGCGCAACTGAGCGCCCGCATCAAATACCGGTGTTATGGAATTGCTCCACAGCGAGTCGTAGAAGAAGACATAGGGCTTGAAGCGTTGCAGAAGGGCCGGCTGTGAGACAAAATATTCGAGAAAGCCATCCCATGTCGCCTCGTCGCCCCCGATTTGATACCCGAATATCGTTGATAACCTGATTCCATAAATCAAGATAAGGGGAAGTTTTTCTGTGTTCGCGATCGGCTGGTCGTCTATATGAGCGCCGGTACTCCCCCGAGCCGGTATGAGAGCACCATCGGGAATCGTGAAGCTCCCGCTGATCACCGAGATCAAATCCGTGATCCGTATCATGCAGGTCGGATTGCAGCGCTGCAACCGAGTCCGCTCTGTGACGATCCATTCATAGCTGCCTGTATTTGAGGTGATCGCAATACTTGTCCAGTCGGCACCCCCGTTGTAGGAAATCTCAATACTGACGACAGGACTTATAAATCCACTCCACCTGATGAATTGTCGACTTCTCAATGGCCATTGGTCCCCCTGTGTAGGGCTGATGACTACCGGTGTATCGCTTGCAGGTACGATCGCTTCCGCACGCGGCGAGTCGTGCAGTTCCACAGCCTCACCCAACGCCGGGTTGAAGAGAACGATCGCAACAAGTCCAGGAAGGAACACCGCTATCAACCTGCTCAGGGGATCCATTCCGACGCTTCTCATAGCCTCTCCGTCATCCAATGTACGCCCATATAGCGCAATGGACGATGCCCCGCAACCGGCGCTGGGCGACTTTTGTCCGCCATATTACAGACGTAGTGACATGGCGAGGTTATTCGAGAAGTGAAGTTCCGTCAACCGACAAATACGATGCTGCGGATGCCCGGATGCTATGGTGTCAGGGAAACTGGCGGAGAAAGCGAAGATCGTTGTCGTGGAAGACGTGGATATCGTCGATGCCGTATTTGAGCATGGCGACACGCGCCGGCTTCAGCCTTGGTGCGGTATCCTATTCTGGCGTGACGGGACGGCCTTGGCGAGCGCAGCCCACGAGTTTTCTGAGTTCCTCCATCGACTGCTCAAGCCACCGCAACCGTTCGGCCGGACTAAGCCTCCGACCGAGTCGGGCCTGTCGGCGACGGTGTACCTCGAAGTCCCAGTCCAGGTCCCCTGTCGTCTTTGAGGTGCTTGGCTGCCCTCGATCAGTTATTGGGATGGACCTTCCTTTCCGCTCCTCGTCCTGGAACCCTTCCAGGTCCCCCGTCGATCTCGATTACAGTGAGATCGAGCCGGCTCGCCGCGTCCCGCTGTCGTATATCCGCTGTGATAAAGGGTATCCGAATCCCAGACATCGCCTGGAAGGCCAGGGCCGAGGCCAGATGGAGGGCGTCAAGTGTCTTGGCTCTCGTCGTCTCGATGAGCACCTCGGCGTGGCTGAGGACCAGCGGGGTCACCGCGACGAGTTCCCAATAATCGCGATCCTTCCGAATGCGAGAGAGGATTGCAGTGAAATCCTCCTCAGCCAGTTCACCCGACGTGCGTCGTCGGCACAGCGCTGACATCGCCTCAACCGGGGCAATGGCCGAAGAGAGGAAGCGATAGCGGCGCAGCGAGGCTCGCGCCTGTGCAGAA includes the following:
- a CDS encoding hypothetical protein (CARDB), producing the protein MRSVGMDPLSRLIAVFLPGLVAIVLFNPALGEAVELHDSPRAEAIVPASDTPVVISPTQGDQWPLRSRQFIRWSGFISPVVSIEISYNGGADWTSIAITSNTGSYEWIVTERTRLQRCNPTCMIRITDLISVISGSFTIPDGALIPARGSTGAHIDDQPIANTEKLPLILIYGIRLSTIFGYQIGGDEATWDGFLEYFVSQPALLQRFKPYVFFYDSLWSNSITPVFDAGAQLRDALHQKYQDPGPDSFAGKPVAIVAHSMGGLVARSFMQNHWFPDGSQGGERVLRLITLATPHHGTPVANDPLHLFDPDEWGDFVQDLQWDNHKYNPFTADFPLNDWLRELNCIPDSICPTSAGYRTFYEKIFAYAGDSGGTSHPELIAPEEELGLYGYPDNDGVVPVESALFEGRSVEHYEVFSGCDHFEMANGDCGTAGQDLLASIAAALVNGDDPTGPDLTGVWLSLTQRCEGTGEAQECRLKGKVRTRNQGNQKTRKKSYLNFYLSPDNVFDGGDTFLRRVTVDTLKPGKTKSKKLKYKLPTGEDASGKYVIAVVDATGRIAELDETNNVLVFGPIPFPPNSP
- a CDS encoding Ribonuclease VapC46; translation: MPAPWAYFDTSVLLKRYVRETGSAQARASLRRYRFLSSAIAPVEAMSALCRRRTSGELAEEDFTAILSRIRKDRDYWELVAVTPLVLSHAEVLIETTRAKTLDALHLASALAFQAMSGIRIPFITADIRQRDAASRLDLTVIEIDGGPGRVPGRGAERKVHPNN